In one Candidatus Komeilibacteria bacterium CG_4_10_14_0_2_um_filter_37_10 genomic region, the following are encoded:
- a CDS encoding stage V sporulation protein E has product MRGKDNLLLKFKSIFVFDHRGTDYVLLFSIGLIIIFGLLMLSSASAVVAFEKYHNSYYFVLGQLFKGILPGIILLFIGWRLPYTFWKKYSFLLFVASILFLVAVFIPGLGVTINNSRSWIGFFGLTFQPAEIVKITFLIYLASWLEKRGEIGLRDLDSSTIPFLIMISLIAFLFIQQPDLGSLIVLLAISYIIYFIAGAPMKHLLIMALVGIILMMGILVIKHPDRLQVFFSDSGSSDESYQTDQIQIAIGAGGFWGQGLGHSKQKFRYLPEVQNDSIFAVIAEELGFIVSSLLILTYFLILSRGLKIARASPDAYGRLLATGITIWFLVQAMINFGGMLSVIPLTGLPLPFISYGGTSMAMTMFAFGILLNISQQRRKI; this is encoded by the coding sequence ATGAGAGGGAAAGATAATCTTTTATTAAAATTTAAAAGTATTTTTGTATTTGATCACCGGGGCACAGATTATGTCTTATTGTTTAGTATTGGTTTGATTATTATCTTTGGTTTATTAATGCTCTCATCGGCATCAGCAGTTGTTGCTTTTGAGAAATATCACAATAGTTATTATTTTGTATTAGGTCAATTATTTAAGGGAATATTACCGGGTATTATATTATTATTTATTGGCTGGCGCCTTCCCTATACATTTTGGAAAAAATATTCTTTTTTACTATTTGTCGCATCAATTTTATTTCTCGTTGCCGTTTTTATTCCTGGTCTCGGCGTAACAATAAATAATTCGCGTAGCTGGATTGGCTTCTTTGGTTTAACTTTTCAACCAGCAGAAATTGTGAAGATAACTTTTCTAATATACTTAGCCAGCTGGTTAGAAAAGAGGGGTGAAATTGGATTACGCGATTTGGATAGTAGTACAATTCCTTTTTTGATTATGATTAGTCTGATTGCTTTTTTGTTTATTCAGCAACCAGATTTAGGATCACTAATAGTCTTGTTGGCAATTTCCTATATTATTTACTTTATTGCTGGCGCCCCGATGAAGCATTTATTAATCATGGCCCTAGTTGGTATCATTTTAATGATGGGTATATTGGTCATTAAACATCCTGATCGCTTACAAGTATTTTTTTCTGATAGTGGCAGTTCTGACGAATCCTATCAAACAGATCAAATTCAGATTGCTATTGGCGCTGGTGGTTTTTGGGGACAAGGTTTGGGTCACTCGAAACAAAAATTTCGTTATCTGCCAGAAGTACAAAACGATTCTATCTTTGCGGTGATTGCCGAGGAGTTAGGATTTATCGTCAGCTCTTTATTAATTTTAACTTATTTTTTAATTTTGAGTAGAGGATTGAAGATCGCTCGCGCTAGTCCTGATGCTTATGGTCGTTTATTGGCTACGGGTATTACTATTTGGTTTCTGGTTCAAGCAATGATAAACTTCGGTGGTATGTTATCAGTAATACCATTGACTGGATTGCCCTTACCCTTTATTTCCTATGGTGGAACATCAATGGCGATGACAATGTTTGCTTTTGGTATACTATTAAACATCTCTCAACAAAGAAGAAAAATATGA
- the murC gene encoding UDP-N-acetylmuramate--L-alanine ligase, producing MVKKNWLKIKKVYLSGIGGIGVSALARFFHYHGISIIGTEICSSSITDNLELIGIKINRKHLATNITTDIDLFIHTPAISTDNPELLAAQKLNIPVYSYPAFLGELSKQYKTIAVSGTHGKSTTTSLVGLFLTAGKIDPTIIVGSQVNHFDHNFRYGQSPWLVVEACEYRGHMLYLQPEIITITNLEADHLDYYRDLNDIVKHFEKFIRKLKSHHLCLNVDDPTLRHLATKNECLTYGIEQQAKLQARNIKIKDQKQCFDLYYANKKIISLSLSIPGRFNIYNTLAAIASTWSFKLDPRVYQHVLQTFAGCWRRFEILGSWQQQPNTLVISDYAHHPTAVAVTIKAAKEFYPHKRLVVVFQPHQVHRTLKLFKEFSQSFTLADELILCSIYGVVGRENDKESKEILIDQLATACRQESKVSVRVEKNISQLTNTIESIIKANDLILIIGAGSIDQTVRQYLKI from the coding sequence ATGGTTAAAAAGAATTGGTTAAAAATTAAAAAAGTTTATTTATCTGGCATTGGTGGTATTGGCGTTTCTGCTTTAGCGCGTTTTTTTCATTATCACGGTATTAGTATCATCGGTACTGAGATTTGTTCTTCCTCGATCACCGATAATCTGGAGTTAATCGGTATTAAAATTAATCGTAAACATTTAGCCACTAATATTACTACGGATATTGATTTATTTATTCATACACCAGCGATCAGTACAGATAATCCTGAATTATTAGCCGCCCAAAAATTAAATATTCCAGTTTATAGTTATCCAGCATTTCTTGGTGAATTGTCTAAACAGTATAAAACTATTGCTGTTTCCGGAACTCATGGTAAATCCACGACCACATCTTTAGTTGGTCTTTTTTTAACTGCTGGTAAAATAGATCCAACAATTATAGTAGGTAGTCAAGTAAATCATTTTGATCATAATTTTCGGTACGGTCAAAGCCCGTGGTTGGTAGTTGAAGCCTGTGAGTATCGTGGCCACATGCTTTATTTACAACCTGAGATTATCACGATTACCAATTTAGAAGCTGATCATTTAGATTATTACCGCGATCTTAATGATATTGTTAAACATTTTGAAAAATTCATTCGTAAATTAAAAAGTCATCACCTCTGTTTGAATGTTGACGATCCAACGCTTCGCCACTTAGCTACTAAGAATGAATGTTTAACTTACGGTATTGAACAGCAGGCAAAGTTACAGGCGAGAAATATCAAGATTAAAGATCAAAAACAATGCTTTGATTTGTATTATGCCAATAAAAAGATTATTTCGTTATCTTTGTCTATTCCTGGACGTTTTAATATTTACAATACTTTAGCCGCTATCGCTTCCACCTGGTCATTTAAATTAGACCCCCGAGTTTATCAGCATGTCTTACAGACATTTGCTGGCTGTTGGCGTCGTTTTGAAATTTTGGGATCCTGGCAGCAGCAACCAAATACTTTGGTAATCTCGGACTACGCTCATCATCCGACAGCCGTAGCTGTTACTATCAAAGCAGCAAAAGAATTTTATCCGCATAAACGATTGGTAGTAGTTTTTCAGCCCCATCAGGTGCATCGTACGCTAAAGTTATTTAAAGAGTTTTCCCAATCTTTTACTTTAGCTGATGAATTAATACTCTGTAGTATTTATGGTGTTGTTGGGCGCGAGAATGACAAGGAAAGTAAGGAAATATTAATTGATCAGCTAGCCACAGCTTGCCGTCAGGAATCCAAAGTTAGCGTTCGTGTCGAAAAAAATATTAGTCAATTAACCAATACCATTGAATCAATAATTAAGGCTAATGATTTAATATTAATCATCGGCGCCGGATCTATTGATCAGACAGTACGTCAATATTTAAAAATATGA
- a CDS encoding UDP-N-acetylenolpyruvoylglucosamine reductase: MTKAELCLQKLRELTEIKENYPLANLTSYHIGGPAKYYCQLTELRLIPLIWQLIKQWQMPHCLLGSGSNVLINDLGYEGLVIRVGLNKIDVNEQTIVASSDISLVSLVSTALENNLSGLEFAVGIPGSTGGAVVGNAGAYGGQIADLVTNCLILNEEYRLVTLTKEQLQFSYRDSIFKHRDLLLIQTTFNLAPGLSSEIQRKMLEYNTDRWSKQPAYPSAGSVFKNIVLTEQVLAVLKKTISQEIPDQYRQYGKIPAAWLIDLAGLKGKCFGGAMISEKHANFIINYNQATSADVIQAINFIKNKVNDLFQIKLEEEIRYIGF, encoded by the coding sequence ATGACCAAAGCTGAATTGTGTTTACAAAAGCTTAGGGAACTAACAGAGATTAAAGAAAATTATCCCTTGGCTAATTTAACATCTTATCACATCGGTGGTCCCGCAAAATATTATTGCCAATTAACCGAATTAAGATTAATTCCTCTTATTTGGCAACTAATCAAACAATGGCAAATGCCCCATTGTTTATTGGGTAGTGGATCTAATGTTTTGATTAATGATTTAGGCTATGAGGGACTCGTAATAAGAGTTGGTTTAAATAAAATTGATGTAAACGAGCAAACGATCGTTGCTAGTTCTGATATTTCTCTAGTTTCTTTAGTAAGTACTGCTTTAGAAAATAATCTCAGTGGCTTAGAATTTGCTGTTGGTATTCCGGGATCAACTGGTGGTGCTGTGGTGGGTAATGCCGGAGCTTATGGCGGACAGATAGCAGATTTAGTTACTAATTGTCTAATATTGAATGAGGAATACAGATTAGTTACCTTAACGAAAGAACAACTACAATTCAGTTACCGTGATAGTATTTTTAAACATCGAGATTTATTACTAATACAAACCACTTTTAATTTAGCTCCGGGTTTAAGCTCAGAAATTCAACGAAAAATGTTAGAGTATAATACTGATCGTTGGTCAAAACAACCAGCTTATCCTTCAGCTGGTAGTGTTTTTAAAAATATTGTTTTAACTGAGCAAGTTTTAGCAGTATTGAAAAAAACAATATCTCAAGAAATCCCAGATCAATATCGGCAATATGGTAAAATTCCTGCTGCTTGGTTGATAGATTTAGCTGGTTTAAAAGGAAAGTGTTTTGGCGGCGCCATGATTTCCGAAAAGCATGCTAATTTTATTATCAATTACAATCAAGCAACATCAGCTGATGTTATCCAAGCAATTAATTTTATAAAAAATAAAGTTAATGATTTATTTCAAATTAAATTAGAAGAGGAAATCAGATATATTGGTTTTTGA
- a CDS encoding preprotein translocase subunit SecA, producing MSLLNFIFGDANEKYIKSLQPLVEQINKLETDIGLLSSEELRNKTIEFKKRLVDGESLDNILPEAFAVVREAAKRTLKQRHFDVQLIGGIVLHRGQIAEMRTGEGKTITATLPVYLNALTGKGVHVVTVNDYLAKRDATWMGQIYNYLGLSVGVIQHETAYLYDAQFVDENSTIDKIRDQGVAVEPELLKPCYRQEAYAADIIYGTNNEFGFDYLKDNMVPSTQQMSQRELYYAIVDEVDSILIDEARTPLIISAPAEESTDEYYHFAKIVRNLQVNSDYNIDEKLRAVTLTEDGMTKVEKILGVDNIYQSKGLRTVHHLEQALKAEVLFKKDKDYVVKDDEVIIVDEFTGRMMFGRRYSEGLHQAIEAKEDVKIQKESLTLATITFQNYFRIYQKLAGMTGTAATEAEEFAKIYKLDVTVIPTNKEIIRIDHNDLIYQDEASKFRAIVQEIKKRYEKKQPVLVGTISIAKNELLSELLKREGVPHQLLNAKQHEKEASTIAQAGKLQAVTIATNMAGRGVDIILGGNPVDQQEAEQVKSLGGLLVIGTERHESRRIDNQLRGRAGRQGDPGSTLFYVSLDDDLMRIFGSERMKSLMKTLKVPEDMPIENGMISKSIESAQRKVEGHNFDIRKHLVEYDDVINKHREVIYQRRKNILLMAEGRTDNLNWLNIDGQPIKSLSDYIADLINQELDQVINFHTTAEGQQDYQEILETLKSICQLADSEIAEYHKIINDHELESHQIRHQLIEHSRQLLQAKYTDLQAKFAATVGDATAWSRVELSLILRTIDNLWIDHLEAIDYLKQGIGLRGYGQRDPLVEYKKESFLLFDQLLDSIQNEIVYNIFKLGETINIGGKDLANRPLNLIKNNPTSQFAQQETERQSAVTKTFNNEPKVGRNEPCPCGSGKKYKKCHGV from the coding sequence ATGAGCTTACTTAATTTTATTTTCGGTGACGCAAATGAGAAATATATCAAATCACTGCAACCACTAGTAGAACAGATAAACAAATTAGAAACAGACATTGGATTATTATCCAGCGAAGAGTTACGAAATAAAACCATTGAATTTAAGAAACGTTTAGTTGACGGTGAATCTCTCGATAATATTTTACCGGAGGCTTTTGCTGTGGTGCGCGAGGCCGCCAAAAGAACATTAAAGCAACGACACTTTGATGTCCAATTGATCGGTGGCATAGTTTTACATCGTGGGCAGATAGCGGAGATGAGAACTGGTGAAGGAAAAACAATAACTGCTACTTTGCCAGTTTATCTAAATGCCTTAACCGGTAAGGGTGTCCATGTTGTCACGGTAAATGACTATCTAGCTAAACGTGATGCTACTTGGATGGGGCAAATTTATAATTATTTAGGTTTATCAGTTGGTGTCATTCAGCACGAAACAGCGTATTTGTACGATGCCCAGTTTGTTGATGAAAATTCTACCATTGATAAAATTCGTGATCAGGGCGTGGCAGTAGAACCAGAGTTACTTAAACCATGTTATCGTCAGGAGGCATATGCGGCTGATATTATTTATGGCACCAACAACGAATTTGGTTTTGATTATTTGAAAGATAATATGGTACCGAGTACGCAGCAAATGTCGCAGCGTGAACTATATTATGCCATTGTTGATGAAGTTGATTCGATTCTAATCGACGAAGCGCGAACGCCATTAATTATTTCCGCGCCAGCTGAGGAGTCTACTGACGAATACTATCATTTTGCGAAGATCGTTCGTAATTTACAAGTGAATTCTGATTATAATATTGATGAAAAGCTCCGAGCTGTGACTTTGACTGAAGACGGTATGACGAAAGTGGAAAAGATTTTAGGTGTCGATAATATTTATCAAAGTAAGGGCTTACGAACTGTTCATCATTTGGAACAAGCGCTGAAAGCTGAGGTTTTGTTTAAAAAGGATAAAGACTACGTAGTCAAAGACGATGAAGTAATTATTGTTGATGAATTTACCGGTCGCATGATGTTTGGTCGTCGTTATTCTGAAGGACTACACCAAGCTATTGAAGCTAAGGAAGATGTCAAAATTCAAAAAGAAAGTTTAACCCTAGCTACTATTACTTTTCAAAATTATTTTCGCATCTATCAGAAACTAGCTGGCATGACCGGTACCGCAGCAACTGAAGCTGAAGAATTCGCGAAAATTTACAAGCTGGACGTTACCGTCATCCCGACGAATAAAGAGATTATTAGAATTGACCATAATGATTTAATCTATCAAGACGAGGCTAGTAAATTCAGAGCTATTGTTCAAGAAATAAAGAAACGTTATGAAAAGAAACAACCAGTCTTGGTTGGCACTATCTCAATCGCTAAAAATGAATTACTATCGGAGCTTTTGAAGCGCGAGGGCGTCCCTCATCAACTATTAAATGCTAAACAACACGAAAAAGAAGCTTCGACTATTGCCCAAGCCGGTAAATTACAGGCCGTAACTATTGCTACTAATATGGCAGGTCGCGGTGTGGATATTATTTTAGGTGGCAACCCAGTTGATCAACAGGAAGCTGAACAAGTAAAATCATTGGGTGGACTGCTAGTCATCGGTACTGAAAGACATGAATCCCGACGCATAGATAATCAATTGCGTGGTCGCGCTGGGCGTCAAGGTGATCCCGGATCCACACTATTTTATGTTTCACTCGACGATGATCTGATGCGTATCTTCGGCTCGGAAAGGATGAAATCTTTGATGAAGACTTTGAAGGTGCCTGAAGATATGCCGATTGAGAATGGCATGATTAGCAAGTCGATTGAGTCAGCGCAACGAAAAGTTGAGGGGCATAATTTTGATATTAGAAAGCATCTGGTTGAGTATGATGATGTGATTAATAAACATCGAGAGGTTATTTATCAACGACGAAAAAATATTTTACTGATGGCTGAAGGTCGCACTGATAATTTAAATTGGCTTAATATCGATGGCCAACCAATCAAAAGCTTATCCGATTACATTGCCGATTTAATCAATCAAGAATTGGATCAGGTGATAAATTTTCATACTACGGCGGAAGGTCAACAGGACTATCAAGAGATATTGGAAACTTTGAAATCAATATGTCAATTGGCAGATTCCGAGATTGCGGAGTACCACAAAATCATCAATGATCATGAGTTAGAATCGCATCAAATCAGACATCAATTGATTGAACACTCGCGTCAGTTATTGCAAGCGAAATATACTGATTTGCAAGCCAAGTTCGCGGCGACTGTGGGCGATGCTACTGCTTGGTCGCGAGTGGAATTGTCACTAATATTGCGGACGATTGATAATTTATGGATTGATCACTTAGAAGCTATTGATTATTTAAAGCAAGGTATTGGCTTGCGTGGTTACGGACAACGTGATCCGCTAGTAGAATACAAAAAGGAATCGTTTTTACTTTTTGATCAGTTGTTAGATTCCATTCAAAATGAAATTGTTTATAATATTTTTAAATTAGGCGAAACAATAAATATCGGTGGCAAAGATTTAGCCAATCGTCCACTTAATTTAATCAAAAATAATCCCACTTCCCAATTTGCCCAGCAAGAGACTGAGCGTCAATCAGCGGTTACGAAAACTTTTAATAATGAACCCAAGGTAGGACGTAACGAGCCATGTCCGTGTGGTAGCGGGAAGAAATATAAAAAGTGTCATGGGGTGTAG
- a CDS encoding inorganic pyrophosphatase, producing MERNSSKSLILAKQFLGQEVNIIIDRPLGSRHPKHDTIYEVNYGYLPGVLAPDGEELDVYYLGSKIILGEATGIVRAIIHRLEDDDDKLVVMPHNTDMTDEEIEKAVLFQERYFKHEIIRSI from the coding sequence ATGGAACGTAATTCATCAAAATCATTGATCTTAGCAAAGCAGTTCCTTGGTCAAGAAGTGAATATTATTATTGATCGACCTTTGGGCAGTCGTCATCCTAAGCACGACACGATCTATGAAGTGAACTATGGTTACCTTCCTGGTGTTTTGGCACCCGACGGTGAAGAATTAGATGTCTATTATTTGGGATCAAAAATAATATTAGGTGAAGCAACGGGCATTGTGCGAGCAATTATTCATCGATTAGAAGACGACGATGATAAATTAGTAGTGATGCCTCATAATACTGATATGACTGATGAAGAAATTGAAAAAGCAGTACTATTTCAAGAAAGATATTTTAAACACGAAATTATTAGAAGTATATGA
- a CDS encoding DNA mismatch repair protein MutT, whose product MKILTLCFVIKNNQILLGMKKRGFGVGHWNGFGGKVEAGETIEQAAQRELKEEAGIRSVDLIKKGIIDFTFLEQSPNLQVHIFSCSEYQEEIRETEEMKPEWFELDKLPLAQMWEADRVWLPFLLANKKFQGSFLYDHASTANDPGIIIKQDIKEIFGIN is encoded by the coding sequence ATAAAAATATTAACTCTATGCTTCGTTATAAAAAATAACCAGATTTTACTAGGTATGAAGAAGCGTGGTTTTGGTGTTGGTCACTGGAATGGTTTTGGTGGTAAAGTTGAAGCGGGGGAAACAATTGAACAAGCAGCACAACGAGAACTGAAAGAAGAGGCTGGGATAAGATCTGTTGATTTAATAAAGAAAGGTATTATTGACTTTACTTTTCTTGAGCAATCACCTAATTTGCAAGTACATATTTTTAGCTGCTCAGAGTACCAAGAGGAGATTCGGGAAACTGAAGAGATGAAACCCGAGTGGTTTGAACTGGATAAGTTACCACTGGCACAAATGTGGGAAGCGGATAGAGTTTGGTTACCATTTTTATTAGCTAATAAAAAATTTCAAGGATCATTTTTATATGATCACGCTTCCACAGCTAATGATCCCGGTATAATAATAAAGCAAGATATTAAAGAAATTTTTGGAATTAATTAA
- a CDS encoding tRNA 2-thiouridine(34) synthase MnmA, translating into MVKLKKRTKVAIAMSGGVDSSVAAYLLSQQEKYDVTGIYMRNWSEELPEIKGCPWETDQRDAQLVADQLKIPFYVVNFEKEYYELVVQYMIDNYQRGLTPNPDVMCNQEIKFGVFLDKVLNLGFDLMATGHYASVSKINNQYYIGQAKDLNKDQSYFLARLKDEQIRHTIFPLSNLTKPKIRKIAKQIKLPVADKKDSQGICFIGNIKVRDFLKRKFKGTPGKIIDIHNKKILGQHQGVEFFTIGQREGIEVGGTGPYYVVNKSLKSGNLFVTNNIDDPLLISKQLILHSVRWLAASPKQPLKCGVRIRYRDKIIPCQVLIKHKLITVKLAAGQRAVTPGQVAAFYDQQGIIIGSGIIA; encoded by the coding sequence ATGGTTAAATTAAAAAAAAGAACAAAAGTAGCTATTGCTATGTCCGGCGGTGTGGATTCATCAGTCGCTGCTTATTTATTATCCCAACAAGAAAAATATGATGTTACCGGCATTTATATGCGTAATTGGAGCGAAGAGTTACCAGAGATCAAAGGCTGCCCATGGGAAACAGATCAACGGGACGCGCAGTTAGTCGCCGATCAATTAAAAATACCTTTTTATGTAGTGAACTTTGAAAAGGAATATTATGAGCTAGTGGTGCAATATATGATTGATAATTACCAACGAGGTTTGACTCCTAATCCGGACGTGATGTGTAATCAGGAAATCAAGTTTGGTGTTTTTTTAGATAAAGTTTTAAATTTAGGATTTGATCTAATGGCAACTGGACACTACGCTAGTGTTAGCAAAATAAATAATCAATATTATATTGGGCAGGCAAAGGATTTAAATAAGGATCAATCATATTTTTTAGCCAGACTGAAAGATGAACAGATTCGACATACAATTTTTCCTTTAAGTAATTTAACAAAACCGAAAATCAGAAAGATCGCCAAACAAATAAAGTTGCCAGTGGCCGATAAAAAAGATTCCCAGGGTATTTGCTTTATTGGCAATATAAAAGTTCGTGATTTTTTAAAACGCAAATTTAAAGGAACGCCAGGAAAAATTATTGATATTCATAATAAAAAAATACTCGGTCAACATCAAGGTGTGGAGTTTTTTACTATTGGTCAACGGGAAGGTATCGAAGTCGGTGGTACTGGTCCGTACTATGTCGTTAATAAGAGTTTAAAGAGTGGTAATTTATTCGTTACTAATAATATCGATGATCCATTACTCATCAGCAAACAACTGATTTTGCATTCTGTTCGTTGGTTAGCAGCGAGTCCGAAACAACCATTAAAATGCGGTGTACGCATCCGTTATCGCGACAAAATAATTCCCTGCCAAGTATTAATCAAGCATAAATTGATAACCGTTAAATTAGCAGCTGGACAACGCGCAGTCACTCCTGGTCAAGTTGCTGCTTTTTACGATCAACAGGGAATAATAATTGGTAGCGGCATTATTGCTTGA